A genomic segment from Bacillota bacterium encodes:
- a CDS encoding SpoIIE family protein phosphatase encodes MPAGTGRAREAGGRGFVEPAVRFARTSLPVVALGLLMGRVTVLGNLSPFGLAFFAAVEFLLSQSAMAAGVSVAMGSLTVAGPGGAAESAAGLVLAYLMFLGVRSSAGAARLIKTAAGAGIARVTVRSVMLIIGGWSPYAMLVVVFEGLLCATLTVMFALGLRAIWSGTPLHRAYSAEETTPVAILLAAAVAGIGPVRAGPLLLKNAVGSALTATVAYAGGSTAGAAAGVAYGLVASISGTAAPVYIGVQALSGLVAGMFRDLGRLGSFSGFLLGSVAMSLYTSNVASLAQSMTEALVGAAVVLVIPGGVTSALRRMLTQEPAGVGEQGRAPAAATIDVAIAKLRGYSLALREISRAFEQAYTVTRDEQDKMPRMFGSITSRVCERCTDFRRCWEDEFRSTYRWMFDLIRKAAGGAPSAPGSGGAGNPDGARSAASFRCRYPEMVALSVNHLGELEVCSRRWEKRAGEGRHVLGAQLRMASRFMDEVASELLSGAPAVAPPEQRRIGCSVGVAKANKGGTDVSGDSVAVKDLKNGRVMIALSDGMGAGPAAAGESGAALALVETLMDAGFDREAAVSTVNSVMVARATGEAFATLDLAFVDLSTGDAEFVKIGACPSFIRRGNEVAVVRAQSLPAGIISDIPVETIPRVILPNDMLVMVTDGVLQARKDPNPREPWVASFVSRSRWASSQEMADRILERALAACKGADKEIRDDMTVVVAQFPPA; translated from the coding sequence ATGCCGGCTGGAACGGGTAGGGCTCGTGAAGCGGGCGGGAGGGGGTTTGTAGAGCCGGCCGTGCGATTCGCGCGGACGAGCCTTCCCGTGGTGGCGCTCGGGCTGCTCATGGGCCGGGTAACGGTACTCGGTAACCTGTCACCGTTCGGCCTCGCCTTTTTCGCGGCCGTGGAGTTCCTGCTGTCGCAATCTGCGATGGCAGCGGGGGTTTCGGTGGCCATGGGTAGCCTCACGGTCGCTGGCCCTGGCGGGGCAGCCGAGTCGGCAGCAGGGTTGGTACTGGCCTATTTGATGTTTCTGGGAGTCAGGTCGTCGGCGGGCGCCGCGAGGCTCATCAAGACGGCGGCAGGCGCGGGGATAGCGCGCGTGACCGTCAGGTCCGTGATGCTAATCATCGGCGGTTGGAGCCCATACGCCATGTTAGTGGTGGTGTTTGAGGGGCTCCTGTGCGCCACCCTGACCGTGATGTTTGCGCTGGGCTTGCGGGCGATCTGGTCGGGTACTCCCCTGCACAGGGCGTATTCGGCGGAGGAGACCACGCCGGTCGCGATTCTGCTCGCCGCCGCTGTCGCAGGGATCGGCCCAGTCCGGGCGGGACCCCTCCTGCTCAAGAACGCGGTCGGGAGCGCGCTCACCGCCACGGTTGCATACGCCGGCGGAAGCACAGCCGGGGCCGCGGCTGGGGTCGCATACGGGCTGGTCGCGAGCATCTCGGGGACCGCCGCCCCGGTTTACATCGGGGTTCAGGCGCTTTCGGGGCTGGTGGCGGGGATGTTCAGGGACCTCGGGCGTCTCGGCAGCTTCAGCGGGTTCCTCCTCGGCTCTGTGGCGATGAGTCTCTACACCTCCAACGTGGCCAGCCTCGCCCAGTCCATGACGGAGGCGCTCGTGGGCGCTGCTGTCGTGCTGGTGATCCCGGGGGGAGTAACCTCGGCGCTCCGGCGGATGCTTACTCAGGAGCCCGCGGGCGTGGGGGAGCAGGGCAGGGCGCCGGCCGCCGCGACGATCGACGTCGCGATCGCGAAGCTCCGCGGCTACTCCCTCGCTCTCAGGGAGATATCCCGCGCATTCGAACAGGCTTACACGGTTACCCGGGACGAGCAGGACAAGATGCCCAGGATGTTCGGGTCGATCACGTCGAGGGTCTGCGAGAGGTGCACGGATTTCAGGCGATGCTGGGAGGACGAGTTCAGGAGCACTTACAGGTGGATGTTCGACCTGATACGCAAGGCGGCCGGGGGAGCGCCCAGCGCGCCTGGGTCCGGCGGCGCGGGGAACCCCGACGGCGCTCGTTCCGCCGCTTCGTTCAGGTGCCGTTATCCGGAGATGGTCGCGCTTTCCGTCAATCACCTCGGCGAACTCGAAGTGTGCTCGAGGCGGTGGGAGAAGCGGGCGGGTGAGGGCCGCCACGTGCTCGGGGCGCAACTACGTATGGCGTCGCGGTTCATGGACGAGGTTGCGTCCGAACTGCTCAGCGGCGCCCCCGCCGTGGCCCCGCCCGAGCAGAGGCGCATCGGTTGTAGTGTGGGCGTGGCGAAGGCTAACAAGGGCGGAACCGATGTCTCGGGAGACAGCGTCGCGGTGAAGGATCTGAAGAACGGCCGCGTGATGATCGCCCTGAGCGACGGGATGGGCGCGGGACCGGCCGCGGCGGGCGAGAGCGGCGCGGCGCTGGCGCTGGTCGAAACCCTCATGGATGCGGGTTTCGACCGCGAGGCGGCTGTGTCCACCGTCAACTCCGTTATGGTGGCGCGGGCTACGGGGGAAGCGTTCGCCACGCTGGACCTGGCGTTCGTGGACCTTTCCACGGGGGACGCCGAATTCGTCAAGATAGGTGCGTGTCCAAGCTTCATCAGGAGGGGAAACGAGGTGGCGGTCGTCCGCGCGCAGTCCCTCCCCGCCGGGATAATCTCGGACATTCCCGTGGAGACAATCCCGCGGGTGATCCTTCCCAACGACATGCTCGTCATGGTTACGGACGGCGTGCTCCAGGCGAGAAAAGACCCCAACCCCAGGGAACCCTGGGTCGCCTCGTTCGTCTCGAGGTCCAGGTGGGCGTCATCACAGGAGATGGCAGACAGGATACTCGAGCGTGCGCTCGCGGCGTGTAAGGGGGCGGACAAGGAGATCAGGGACGACATGACCGTGGTCGTCGCCCAGTTCCCTCCCGCGTAA
- a CDS encoding DNA adenine methylase, with product MLAHLLERVPREFDTYFEPFVGGGALFFALSPGKASLNDRNEELMNAYSVVQSGVDGLIESLRRHEAEFFDPERGGSTYYYRVRAVDPATLSPVERASRFIFLNKTCYNGLWRENAAGQFNVPFGRYKNPRIADADNLRKVSAALRGVTFTCKDFEEAVEGAGRGSFVYFDPPYHPLSETASFTKYVDSGFGPDDQKRLARVIADAGARGAYVMLSNSATSFIKELYAHYPGFGVEIIQAKRPINCRADGRGFIDEFIIRNY from the coding sequence ATGCTCGCGCATCTCCTCGAAAGGGTTCCCCGGGAGTTCGACACGTACTTCGAACCTTTCGTGGGCGGTGGGGCCCTTTTCTTCGCGCTTTCCCCGGGGAAGGCCTCGCTCAATGACAGGAACGAGGAACTGATGAACGCCTATTCGGTGGTGCAGAGCGGAGTCGACGGGCTTATCGAATCCCTCAGGCGCCACGAGGCCGAATTCTTCGACCCGGAACGCGGGGGCTCCACGTACTACTACCGAGTCCGGGCGGTCGACCCCGCTACCCTTTCGCCGGTCGAACGGGCGTCGCGGTTCATCTTTCTGAACAAGACCTGTTACAACGGCCTCTGGCGGGAGAATGCCGCGGGGCAGTTCAACGTCCCGTTCGGACGGTACAAAAACCCGAGAATCGCGGACGCGGACAACCTCCGTAAGGTATCCGCAGCGTTGCGGGGCGTTACGTTCACGTGCAAGGACTTCGAGGAGGCCGTGGAAGGCGCCGGACGTGGCTCGTTCGTATACTTCGATCCCCCGTATCACCCACTCAGCGAGACGGCCAGCTTCACGAAATACGTCGACTCTGGATTTGGCCCGGACGACCAGAAACGGCTGGCGCGTGTGATCGCTGACGCCGGCGCTCGTGGAGCTTATGTCATGCTGAGCAACTCCGCCACCTCGTTCATCAAGGAGCTTTACGCGCATTACCCCGGCTTCGGAGTCGAAATCATCCAGGCGAAGCGGCCGATAAACTGCAGGGCCGACGGCAGGGGATTCATCGACGAGTTCATCATAAGGAACTACTAG
- a CDS encoding cyclase family protein, which produces MPRIIDLSTTLATFGFDPRPPQIVYWKHGENARYYAKLAGVPLEAFPDGLALATEEVHAITHTGSHLDAPWHFGPTAEGRPAKTIDEVPLEWCYGDGVLLDFRHKKRGEIIGILDLERELARIGYTIKPGDIVLIMVLGGDLYLEDPEYPGKHAGLNREAVLWLCDRGVKVMGTDAWSLDIPLNIMAQQFKNGGKDAVWPAHFAGREREYCHIEKLANLEQLPRPFGFKFACFPIKIARASAAWCRPVAIIE; this is translated from the coding sequence ATGCCGAGAATAATCGATCTCAGCACGACGCTGGCTACATTCGGGTTTGACCCGCGGCCGCCCCAGATCGTTTACTGGAAGCACGGTGAGAACGCGCGCTACTACGCGAAACTGGCGGGCGTGCCGCTGGAGGCCTTCCCCGACGGGTTGGCCCTGGCTACGGAAGAGGTGCACGCGATTACGCACACCGGCTCCCACCTTGATGCCCCGTGGCATTTCGGGCCCACGGCGGAGGGCCGGCCGGCGAAGACGATCGACGAGGTGCCGCTCGAATGGTGCTACGGTGATGGGGTGCTTCTCGACTTCAGGCACAAGAAGAGGGGCGAGATCATCGGCATCCTCGACCTCGAGAGGGAACTCGCGAGGATAGGCTACACGATAAAGCCGGGCGACATCGTGCTAATCATGGTTCTTGGCGGCGACCTGTACCTCGAGGACCCCGAGTATCCGGGTAAGCACGCCGGTCTGAACCGTGAGGCCGTATTGTGGCTTTGCGACAGGGGCGTCAAGGTCATGGGTACGGACGCCTGGAGCCTGGATATTCCCCTGAACATCATGGCCCAGCAGTTCAAGAACGGCGGCAAAGACGCCGTGTGGCCGGCCCACTTCGCCGGCAGGGAACGGGAGTACTGTCACATCGAGAAACTCGCCAACCTCGAGCAACTGCCACGACCGTTCGGTTTCAAGTTTGCTTGCTTTCCCATCAAGATCGCGAGGGCCAGCGCTGCCTGGTGTAGGCCGGTTGCCATAATCGAATAG
- a CDS encoding TRAP transporter fused permease subunit codes for MGNTYLEEFLEPENAAEAGSSRLVRWLGIAVAVVAILMSAFHIYRAQVGVLEAWRQRSVHVLFTLALAYLLSARRSLNRDRSPVLAAAGFLIAVSIALYTFVDYNGIIIREGTPNLYDQVAGTLMMALLLWATREHVGTTIAGLAGLFWLYGLFGWMLPGRLGSPQFTYVKVIDQMFNSTAGMFGVSTSVSAIDVVMFVIFGAFLERSGGGEFFNDLAIRLTGKTRGGPAKAAVVASALVGTIEGSAVANVVTTGTFTIPLMKRLGFRPAYAGAVEAAASTGGMIMPPVMGAAAFILAEMTKTPYSKVMLNALIPACLYFLGIFITIDLRAEKEGLKPLGDSVKDINLSLWKAATCLIPLGSIVRALLIGYSPMKSALFGMISLTVIWVLRPENRLTLVDFLAALERGATVMAPVALACATAGIVVGFISLTGLGVKLSAMVSIMGVSKIYALMLAMIVCLILGMGMPVAAAYILAASTVGGMLIRVGVPIIQAHLFILYFATISAITPPVALAAYAAAGIADADPNAVGWQACKLALSGFIVPYMFVYGPSLLSIGAPVRIVQAAITSAIGVFCLSVVVEGWFRGRMSAPERALFFLGALLLIDAGMVTDLAGLVVIAVLLTRRFVKRSAA; via the coding sequence GTGGGAAACACGTACCTCGAAGAATTTCTCGAGCCCGAAAACGCTGCAGAGGCGGGCTCGTCACGCCTCGTGCGGTGGCTGGGCATTGCTGTAGCGGTAGTGGCCATTCTCATGTCTGCCTTCCACATCTACCGCGCGCAGGTCGGGGTGCTCGAAGCGTGGAGGCAGCGGTCCGTCCACGTGCTGTTCACCCTGGCGCTCGCATACCTGCTGTCCGCCAGGAGGTCTCTGAACAGGGATCGCAGCCCGGTGCTGGCCGCTGCGGGGTTCCTGATCGCCGTCTCGATTGCTCTGTATACCTTCGTAGATTACAACGGTATCATCATCCGCGAGGGGACACCCAATCTGTACGACCAGGTAGCGGGCACGCTGATGATGGCCCTGCTGTTGTGGGCGACCCGCGAGCATGTCGGCACGACAATCGCCGGGCTGGCAGGCCTCTTCTGGTTGTACGGACTCTTCGGCTGGATGCTTCCGGGACGTCTTGGCAGCCCGCAGTTCACCTATGTCAAGGTAATCGATCAGATGTTCAACTCCACGGCTGGCATGTTCGGCGTGTCGACCAGCGTCTCGGCGATCGACGTCGTGATGTTCGTCATCTTCGGGGCGTTCCTGGAGAGATCGGGCGGGGGGGAGTTCTTCAACGACCTGGCCATACGCCTCACCGGCAAGACTCGTGGCGGTCCCGCCAAGGCGGCCGTCGTGGCGAGCGCGCTGGTTGGGACCATCGAGGGCAGCGCCGTTGCCAATGTGGTCACTACCGGCACGTTCACTATCCCCCTCATGAAACGCCTGGGATTCAGGCCGGCGTACGCCGGGGCCGTCGAAGCGGCGGCCTCCACCGGAGGCATGATAATGCCCCCCGTCATGGGCGCCGCGGCATTCATCCTTGCGGAGATGACGAAGACGCCTTACAGCAAGGTGATGCTCAACGCGCTCATACCCGCCTGCCTGTACTTTCTGGGCATCTTCATCACGATAGACCTCCGGGCTGAGAAGGAGGGTCTGAAGCCGCTGGGCGATTCGGTGAAAGACATCAACCTCAGCCTCTGGAAAGCTGCCACGTGCCTGATACCGCTTGGGAGCATCGTCAGGGCACTCCTGATCGGGTACTCGCCGATGAAGTCGGCCCTGTTCGGAATGATATCGCTGACGGTCATATGGGTCCTCAGGCCCGAGAACCGCTTGACGCTCGTAGACTTCCTGGCCGCGCTCGAGCGGGGCGCAACGGTCATGGCGCCCGTAGCCCTGGCGTGCGCGACGGCAGGTATCGTCGTGGGGTTCATCAGCCTCACCGGGCTCGGCGTCAAGTTGAGCGCCATGGTCAGCATCATGGGTGTGTCCAAGATCTACGCGCTCATGCTGGCCATGATCGTATGCCTGATCCTCGGGATGGGCATGCCGGTGGCGGCCGCGTATATCCTGGCAGCTTCCACAGTGGGCGGCATGCTGATCAGGGTGGGCGTCCCCATAATTCAGGCCCACCTGTTCATCCTGTACTTCGCTACGATCTCCGCCATTACGCCGCCCGTCGCGCTTGCGGCGTATGCGGCTGCGGGGATTGCAGACGCGGACCCCAACGCCGTCGGGTGGCAGGCGTGTAAGCTCGCCCTATCGGGGTTCATCGTCCCGTACATGTTCGTGTACGGCCCGAGTCTCCTGAGCATCGGTGCACCGGTGAGGATAGTACAGGCCGCCATAACGTCCGCCATCGGCGTCTTTTGCCTGAGCGTCGTGGTGGAGGGCTGGTTCAGGGGGCGGATGTCCGCCCCGGAGCGCGCGCTGTTCTTCCTGGGGGCGCTCCTGCTCATCGACGCTGGAATGGTTACTGACCTTGCAGGACTGGTAGTCATCGCGGTCCTGCTAACGAGAAGGTTCGTGAAGCGCTCCGCGGCATGA
- a CDS encoding TAXI family TRAP transporter solute-binding subunit, whose protein sequence is MSKHIHSRILTLVVVVAVAALVALPGCSQRPAGQPQATQPQPGQSQPAQPGQSKEWPKSIVIASGPVGGPWYPTMVKCSEILMREIKGLTVNVIEGGAESNIKLVNAGKDAQIGMTSSAVLYPAIEGKSGEKASNITAIGAVLTSYAQFGVPENSSIKSIPDVVGKRVAPGKNGFISEVIFRNVLEAYGITYDDIKNKGGSISFVAWGEYPSLVKDNHIDMFSLCGEVPHATIMEIESSKPMRLLSIAPDKLQVILKKFPYLFAIEKPAGIYKGQKTPVTLLGYSGVLVANKSLPDDFLARVIEVLVKNRAEIVKELPFVDLLSWDKVMSGLEKSIMSPGALKVIEANR, encoded by the coding sequence ATGTCCAAACACATCCACAGCCGGATACTGACCCTCGTAGTGGTGGTGGCGGTTGCCGCCCTCGTGGCCCTGCCCGGTTGCTCTCAGCGGCCGGCCGGCCAGCCACAGGCTACCCAGCCGCAACCTGGCCAGTCACAGCCAGCGCAGCCGGGGCAGTCGAAGGAATGGCCCAAGTCGATCGTTATAGCATCCGGGCCCGTCGGCGGGCCCTGGTATCCCACGATGGTCAAGTGCTCGGAAATCCTGATGCGGGAGATCAAGGGGCTTACGGTCAACGTCATCGAAGGCGGCGCCGAGAGCAACATCAAGCTCGTGAACGCCGGCAAGGACGCCCAGATCGGGATGACCAGCTCGGCCGTGCTGTACCCTGCCATCGAAGGCAAGTCCGGCGAAAAGGCTTCGAATATCACTGCCATCGGGGCGGTCCTTACGAGCTACGCGCAGTTCGGCGTGCCCGAGAACAGCAGCATCAAGTCGATACCCGACGTCGTGGGGAAGAGGGTCGCCCCCGGCAAGAACGGGTTCATCTCTGAAGTAATCTTCAGGAACGTGCTCGAGGCGTACGGCATCACCTACGACGACATCAAGAACAAGGGCGGCTCGATCAGCTTCGTAGCATGGGGCGAGTATCCGTCATTGGTGAAGGACAACCACATCGACATGTTCAGCCTGTGCGGCGAGGTCCCGCACGCCACGATCATGGAGATCGAGTCGAGCAAGCCGATGAGACTCCTGTCCATCGCCCCCGACAAGCTCCAGGTAATCTTGAAGAAGTTCCCGTATCTCTTCGCCATCGAGAAGCCCGCAGGGATCTACAAGGGCCAGAAGACCCCTGTGACTCTGCTCGGCTACTCGGGTGTCCTGGTAGCCAACAAGAGCCTTCCGGACGACTTCCTCGCCAGGGTTATCGAGGTCCTCGTCAAGAACAGGGCGGAGATCGTGAAAGAGCTACCGTTCGTGGACCTACTGTCCTGGGATAAGGTGATGTCGGGGCTCGAGAAATCCATCATGAGTCCCGGCGCGCTCAAGGTGATCGAGGCGAACAGGTAA
- a CDS encoding GntR family transcriptional regulator yields the protein MILTQLEVICVQAMEMGKIVYRTKNQMVYTALREAIVSGRLQPGARLVIKELALSLGTSGIPVREAIKTLEAEGLVEVTPHVGPRVAGISIEGLKQALPVRAQLEAYATETAAPNVGAAELQQLEAVIDEMASAVSSNDPYAYGTLNRRFHLTIYAVCGNEFLRKMINDLWEKTERARSLFPMMPEILADSLEAHRKIVRLLRERRIEELREFAYQHKKRAFDRMIERLERLEGVSDSPPEGL from the coding sequence GTGATACTGACCCAACTCGAGGTGATTTGCGTGCAGGCGATGGAGATGGGCAAAATCGTTTACCGGACTAAAAACCAGATGGTTTACACGGCTCTGCGCGAGGCTATTGTCAGCGGGAGACTCCAGCCGGGTGCGAGGCTGGTCATCAAGGAACTCGCCCTTAGCCTGGGCACCAGCGGTATCCCTGTACGCGAGGCCATCAAGACGCTCGAGGCGGAGGGCCTGGTCGAGGTGACGCCGCACGTCGGGCCCCGCGTTGCAGGCATATCAATCGAGGGACTCAAGCAGGCTCTCCCCGTGAGGGCGCAGCTCGAGGCGTACGCCACCGAGACTGCCGCCCCCAACGTCGGGGCGGCGGAGCTGCAGCAACTTGAGGCTGTGATCGACGAAATGGCATCGGCCGTCTCCAGCAACGACCCCTACGCGTACGGGACCCTCAACAGGCGTTTTCACCTCACCATATATGCAGTCTGCGGGAACGAGTTCCTCCGGAAAATGATCAACGACCTATGGGAGAAGACGGAAAGGGCGCGTTCGCTCTTTCCGATGATGCCCGAGATCCTCGCAGACTCGCTCGAGGCGCACAGGAAGATCGTACGCCTGCTCAGAGAGCGCAGGATCGAGGAACTCAGGGAATTTGCTTATCAGCACAAGAAGCGCGCGTTCGACCGGATGATCGAGCGGTTGGAGCGGCTCGAGGGGGTGAGTGATTCACCACCAGAGGGCCTCTAG
- a CDS encoding GGDEF domain-containing protein, with protein sequence MSALWETGRILVYFAAVGWMICFTRSVSPRVRRAATLFYAGLGIEVLSLFLRWGSGPQYGAGLARWPYAIGLLAIVSAILVLGSMFLIMLEISRTSQRLKRDAEIDHLTGLFNRRVFFERAEEALSDARAGRCRPSVAVLDVDNMKEINDVHGHQCGDEVLRHAARALRLSVRHDDVPARYGGDEFGVLFVDSGPNIETLKDRLAHNLAGSRVCGGSVAVSVSVGIARYPVDGKDIDALLWVADSMMYADKSNNHRARRSPLGDPVHQTNLSQS encoded by the coding sequence GTGTCGGCTCTGTGGGAAACCGGCCGCATCCTGGTTTACTTCGCGGCCGTTGGTTGGATGATCTGTTTCACGAGGTCCGTTTCGCCGCGCGTGCGGCGAGCCGCGACGCTGTTCTATGCCGGTCTGGGCATCGAGGTCCTGAGCCTATTCCTCCGCTGGGGCAGCGGTCCGCAATATGGCGCTGGCTTGGCCCGCTGGCCATACGCCATCGGACTGCTGGCTATCGTCAGTGCAATCCTGGTGCTGGGCTCCATGTTCCTCATCATGCTGGAGATAAGCCGCACGTCCCAGCGACTCAAAAGGGACGCCGAGATCGACCACCTCACCGGGCTGTTCAACCGGAGAGTCTTCTTCGAGAGGGCGGAAGAGGCCCTGAGCGACGCGCGGGCGGGCCGGTGCAGGCCGTCAGTGGCCGTGCTCGACGTCGACAACATGAAAGAGATAAATGACGTGCACGGCCACCAGTGCGGGGATGAGGTGCTCAGGCACGCAGCGCGCGCGCTGCGCCTGAGCGTCCGTCACGATGACGTCCCGGCCAGGTATGGCGGTGACGAGTTCGGAGTTCTGTTTGTGGACTCGGGTCCTAACATCGAGACGCTCAAGGACCGTCTCGCGCACAACCTGGCGGGGAGCCGCGTGTGCGGTGGCAGCGTCGCGGTGAGCGTGTCGGTGGGCATCGCCAGGTACCCCGTCGACGGTAAGGACATCGACGCCCTGCTGTGGGTGGCCGACTCCATGATGTACGCGGATAAATCAAATAACCACCGCGCACGCCGCAGTCCCCTCGGCGACCCCGTTCACCAGACCAACCTCTCGCAGTCCTGA
- a CDS encoding PilT/PilU family type 4a pilus ATPase codes for MDIDDLLRTAIQRHASDVHVTVESSPALRIHGELVRIDGRPLTPREVEETLRSMCRAEHFDKFLASGQVDFSYSIPGLSRFRVNAFRQRGSVAICVRILSSQMPTLDDLSLPPVVAELASKEYGLVLVTGATGSGKSSTLAAMINAINETKAYHVITLEDPIEYLHRHKRSIINQREIGSDTESYADGVRAALREDPDVIVIGELRDLETATTAITAAETGHLVLATLHATSAAQAVNRVVDIFPLEYQRQAYRHLAAVVEGVVSQQLVPRASGPGRVVACEVLVGNPEVRAIIRQGETHNLRAAIEAGEALGMRTMARSVEELHQMRAISEDEFRARTAAALGV; via the coding sequence TTGGATATAGACGACCTTCTCAGGACCGCGATCCAGCGGCACGCCTCGGACGTGCACGTTACCGTCGAGTCGAGCCCCGCGTTGCGGATCCACGGTGAGCTGGTGCGGATCGATGGCAGGCCGCTCACGCCGCGAGAGGTTGAGGAAACCCTGCGCTCGATGTGCCGCGCGGAGCATTTCGACAAGTTCCTCGCCTCGGGGCAGGTCGACTTCTCGTACAGCATCCCGGGACTCAGCAGGTTCAGGGTTAATGCGTTCAGGCAGAGGGGCTCGGTCGCGATCTGCGTGAGGATACTCTCGTCACAGATGCCCACGCTGGATGACCTGTCTCTCCCGCCAGTGGTGGCCGAACTGGCGTCGAAGGAGTACGGGTTGGTGCTCGTAACGGGGGCTACAGGGTCCGGTAAGTCGTCCACGCTGGCCGCCATGATAAACGCGATCAACGAAACGAAAGCCTATCATGTGATTACCCTCGAAGACCCAATCGAGTATCTTCACCGGCATAAGAGGAGCATAATCAATCAGCGGGAGATCGGTTCCGATACGGAGTCGTATGCGGACGGGGTCCGCGCCGCCCTGAGGGAGGACCCCGATGTCATCGTAATCGGGGAGCTGCGTGACCTCGAGACTGCCACGACGGCGATAACGGCCGCGGAGACCGGCCACCTCGTGCTGGCCACGCTTCATGCTACCAGCGCTGCGCAGGCGGTAAACAGGGTGGTGGACATCTTTCCGCTCGAGTACCAGCGGCAGGCCTACAGGCACCTCGCCGCGGTAGTCGAAGGAGTCGTTTCGCAGCAGCTTGTCCCAAGGGCCAGTGGTCCGGGTCGCGTTGTCGCGTGTGAAGTGCTGGTTGGGAATCCCGAGGTCAGGGCCATCATCCGCCAGGGCGAGACACACAACCTGAGGGCAGCCATCGAGGCCGGAGAGGCGCTGGGAATGAGGACGATGGCGCGATCGGTCGAAGAGCTCCACCAGATGAGGGCCATCAGCGAGGATGAGTTCCGGGCCAGGACGGCTGCCGCGCTCGGAGTGTAG